A single window of Desulfobotulus pelophilus DNA harbors:
- a CDS encoding 5' nucleotidase, NT5C type, whose protein sequence is MVVSLNKKSYIANQSFAFDFDGVVADTMSLFTAIGREEFGLTDFYPEKITDYDLTRCLDVELDTLMQIVTRVVSTKYNHRLEPMPGAGEILQKLAQISGPLLFVTARPDAESVEDWLKDTLDMGKDSCEVIATGSFDAKAGVLQSRGKKVFVEDRLETCFYLKEAGIEPVLFVQPWNRRPHSFHEVRGWSDLADFFGV, encoded by the coding sequence ATGGTGGTGTCGTTAAATAAAAAGTCATACATTGCAAATCAGTCTTTTGCCTTTGATTTTGACGGAGTTGTGGCTGATACCATGAGTCTGTTTACCGCCATTGGCAGGGAAGAGTTCGGATTGACAGATTTTTATCCGGAAAAGATAACCGATTATGATCTGACCCGATGTCTGGATGTGGAACTGGATACCCTGATGCAGATAGTTACCCGTGTGGTCAGCACGAAGTATAATCATCGCCTTGAGCCCATGCCCGGTGCCGGAGAGATTCTTCAGAAACTTGCACAAATAAGCGGTCCCCTTCTTTTCGTAACGGCCCGTCCCGATGCAGAGTCCGTGGAAGACTGGCTGAAAGACACTTTGGACATGGGGAAAGATTCCTGTGAAGTGATTGCCACGGGAAGCTTTGATGCCAAGGCTGGAGTCCTGCAGAGCCGTGGAAAGAAAGTTTTTGTGGAAGACAGGCTGGAAACCTGTTTTTATTTGAAGGAGGCGGGCATTGAGCCTGTTCTCTTTGTTCAGCCCTGGAACCGCAGACCCCATTCCTTTCACGAAGTCAGAGGCTGGTCGGACCTGGCGGATTTTTTTGGTGTATGA
- a CDS encoding AAA family ATPase produces the protein MEFRNVEHVIEALSASRYIPSTEIATVVYLAAVTQKPILVEGPAGVGKTELAKSISLCMDRPLIRMQCYEGLDEAKALYEWEYAKQLLYTQMVRDKIHSVVDSADTLSEAVEKISEQEDAFFSERFLQPRPLLKAIQSEKPVVLLIDEVDKSDPEFEAFLLELLSDFQVSIPEIGTIKAKTIPFVLLTSNNYRDMSDALKRRCIHLYIDYPAIETEKEIVRLKIPGIEEALLDKLVRTVSNMRALDLKKRPCISETLDWAQSLMVLQADSITPALLASTLNMLIKFKSDAELVKERLETIIA, from the coding sequence ATGGAATTCCGCAACGTCGAACACGTTATTGAGGCATTATCCGCATCCCGCTACATTCCTTCCACGGAAATTGCTACCGTGGTGTATCTTGCGGCCGTTACCCAGAAACCCATCCTTGTGGAAGGTCCGGCGGGTGTCGGGAAAACGGAACTTGCCAAATCCATTTCTCTTTGTATGGACAGGCCCCTCATCCGCATGCAGTGCTACGAAGGTCTTGATGAAGCAAAGGCACTTTATGAGTGGGAATACGCCAAGCAGCTTCTGTACACCCAGATGGTACGGGATAAAATTCATTCCGTTGTGGATTCGGCGGATACCCTCTCTGAAGCCGTTGAAAAAATATCCGAACAGGAGGATGCTTTTTTTTCCGAGCGTTTTCTCCAGCCGCGTCCCCTGCTGAAAGCCATACAATCGGAAAAACCCGTCGTGCTCCTCATCGACGAAGTAGACAAATCCGACCCGGAGTTTGAAGCCTTTCTTCTGGAACTCTTAAGTGACTTTCAGGTTTCCATTCCGGAAATTGGCACCATCAAGGCAAAAACCATTCCTTTTGTCCTGCTGACATCCAACAACTACCGTGACATGAGTGATGCACTGAAACGGCGCTGCATTCATCTTTATATAGACTACCCCGCCATTGAGACGGAAAAAGAAATTGTTCGCCTGAAAATACCCGGTATTGAAGAGGCTCTTCTAGACAAACTCGTACGCACCGTATCCAACATGAGGGCACTGGACCTGAAAAAACGCCCCTGCATCTCCGAGACCCTGGACTGGGCTCAATCCCTTATGGTGCTGCAGGCAGACAGCATTACACCGGCGCTGCTGGCATCGACACTGAATATGCTAATCAAATTTAAAAGTGACGCCGAACTGGTGAAAGAACGCCTCGAAACGATCATTGCATGA
- a CDS encoding PAS domain-containing sensor histidine kinase, with protein sequence MTMHPSENTAGFYAGRILHQPCSRELRDRLNALLDTTSMMVSLALPVLHYVAAWKDSKTDIWYEFADPRFCHLLKTDPHNLAGVFRRSVLEQKVYPLEDKHDPEHVHMMEAPALNLERQLLRNRSTADGTSEAIYKIRLPDTSSIWLKDQARLEIFHQDSITLSIGVLTPVSREMTAEEALRKAEKALSQSEKQFRDLFDQSNDAILLLHANGRIIKANHRAEELTGLSQDTLTGKRACDLFSSGQQAEILSIREHMDAGKNIRVETFLKKQDQTLNVDINARPVFSTGLPMIQAVVRDISVQKQLEAERSKSEKFDMIKTLAGGLVHDVNNMLSVITGNLSLAGFEQELPPGIATILNRIETATAHLKNITRKMLILADADTGLRVSGQVRSCLDQAWEMLKPIPPGIRVDMNVPVILPALPMDKKGLSEAFASIMENSLDAMPKEGRLFIEVICFRVDANNPAPQGVLGTGDYLSIIFRDTGTGIQESHLHRIFDPYFSTKTRDSRKGTGLGLSLAYAVIKQHGGHIVARPQKEGAKGAQIMVYLPLP encoded by the coding sequence ATGACCATGCATCCATCGGAAAACACAGCTGGCTTCTATGCGGGCAGAATTCTCCATCAGCCATGTTCCCGTGAGCTCAGGGATCGCCTCAACGCCCTCCTTGACACGACTTCCATGATGGTTTCACTGGCATTGCCTGTTCTTCATTATGTTGCTGCATGGAAGGACAGTAAAACTGACATATGGTATGAATTTGCCGACCCGCGTTTCTGCCATCTGCTGAAAACCGACCCCCATAATCTGGCCGGTGTTTTCCGGCGGTCTGTTCTGGAACAAAAAGTCTACCCTCTGGAAGATAAGCATGATCCGGAACATGTGCACATGATGGAGGCTCCAGCCCTGAATCTGGAACGCCAGCTCCTCAGGAACCGAAGTACAGCAGATGGAACCTCTGAAGCTATTTATAAAATCCGCCTGCCGGACACCTCATCCATATGGCTCAAGGACCAGGCCCGCCTTGAAATATTCCACCAGGACAGCATCACCCTGTCCATCGGAGTGCTCACTCCCGTTTCCCGCGAAATGACAGCGGAAGAGGCACTCCGCAAGGCAGAAAAAGCCTTAAGCCAGAGCGAAAAACAGTTCAGGGATCTTTTTGATCAGAGCAATGACGCCATCCTTCTTCTCCATGCGAACGGACGCATCATCAAGGCCAACCACAGAGCCGAAGAACTCACCGGCCTTTCTCAGGATACCCTGACAGGTAAACGGGCCTGCGATCTTTTCTCTTCAGGACAACAGGCAGAAATTCTTTCAATCCGAGAGCATATGGATGCGGGTAAAAACATTCGCGTAGAAACTTTTCTAAAAAAACAGGATCAAACGCTGAATGTGGATATCAATGCAAGGCCGGTCTTCAGCACAGGCCTGCCCATGATTCAGGCCGTTGTCCGTGATATATCCGTTCAGAAGCAGCTGGAGGCAGAACGCAGCAAATCAGAAAAATTTGACATGATCAAAACCTTGGCAGGGGGCCTCGTACATGATGTGAACAATATGCTTTCCGTTATTACAGGCAATCTTTCTCTGGCTGGCTTTGAACAGGAGCTGCCTCCCGGCATAGCTACTATCCTGAATCGTATAGAGACGGCAACCGCCCATCTGAAAAACATTACCCGGAAAATGTTGATTCTTGCGGATGCGGATACCGGGCTCAGGGTATCCGGTCAAGTCCGTTCCTGTCTGGACCAGGCCTGGGAGATGCTGAAGCCCATACCTCCGGGAATTCGGGTGGACATGAATGTCCCTGTCATTCTTCCAGCGCTGCCCATGGACAAAAAAGGGCTTTCCGAAGCCTTTGCCTCCATCATGGAAAACAGCCTGGATGCCATGCCAAAGGAAGGTCGGCTTTTCATTGAAGTCATCTGTTTTCGTGTAGATGCAAACAATCCGGCTCCTCAGGGTGTTCTCGGAACCGGAGATTATCTTTCCATCATTTTCAGGGATACGGGCACCGGGATTCAGGAAAGCCATCTTCATCGTATCTTTGACCCCTATTTTTCCACCAAAACAAGGGATTCCCGCAAGGGGACCGGGCTGGGTCTTTCCCTTGCCTATGCTGTAATCAAACAGCACGGAGGGCACATTGTTGCACGGCCTCAGAAAGAAGGGGCAAAAGGCGCCCAGATTATGGTTTATCTCCCTCTCCCCTGA
- a CDS encoding uracil-DNA glycosylase, with amino-acid sequence MSEVDSSAVARRQALYTLLRSGLDQVRGMVEDLRSLGLDGVYASPESLETMNSWGSEDPIVYFEELIRKVADCRHCGFSPSVKGRLLNPPPGKVRLLFVDEMPDRTALREGSAMGGEAGALLWKIVGAMKLRPDAVYVTHTRMCRVAPGQSSQPFAALPCRSHMEDAVRLLRPEMICALGERTAQLLTGEKAALHGLRGRFFSFMSLPLMVTHHPSDMLKDPGLKRETWEDVRKVMEKLDL; translated from the coding sequence ATGTCTGAGGTGGATTCCTCTGCCGTAGCAAGGCGTCAAGCCCTGTATACCCTGCTTCGCTCAGGGCTGGATCAGGTGAGGGGCATGGTGGAGGATCTGCGTAGCCTGGGCCTTGATGGTGTGTATGCTTCACCCGAAAGTCTTGAGACTATGAATAGCTGGGGAAGTGAAGACCCCATAGTTTATTTTGAGGAACTGATCAGAAAAGTGGCAGACTGCAGACACTGCGGTTTTTCTCCATCGGTGAAGGGCAGACTGCTGAACCCGCCACCTGGAAAAGTTCGTCTGCTTTTTGTAGACGAGATGCCGGATCGTACGGCGCTGAGAGAAGGCAGTGCCATGGGCGGAGAAGCCGGAGCACTGCTCTGGAAAATTGTAGGTGCCATGAAATTGAGGCCGGATGCGGTTTATGTTACCCATACACGGATGTGTCGTGTTGCACCGGGCCAGTCTTCCCAGCCATTTGCCGCCTTACCCTGCCGATCTCACATGGAAGATGCTGTCCGTCTTCTCCGGCCAGAAATGATCTGTGCCCTTGGGGAAAGGACGGCCCAGCTGCTTACCGGTGAGAAGGCAGCTCTTCATGGGCTGCGGGGTCGTTTTTTTTCTTTCATGTCCCTGCCTCTGATGGTCACCCACCATCCTTCGGATATGCTGAAAGATCCGGGGCTGAAGCGGGAGACATGGGAGGATGTGCGTAAGGTGATGGAAAAACTGGATCTTTAG
- the argB gene encoding acetylglutamate kinase codes for MPSQNVADILIEALPYIRQFAGSTIVVKYGGHAMVDEQLKMDFARDITLLKYIGINPVVVHGGGPQINEVMDRMGIKTQFVRGMRLTDADTMDVVEMVLGGKVNKSIVAQIAQAGGRAVGITGKDGGMVSARKMTIMKEGVGDAPPEIIDPGLVGEVTHVNPDILKTLTDRGFIPVVAPIGVGVNGETYNINADVVACRIAAALSAFRLILLTDVDGVLDRDKKLIHSIDTVEVRRMISDESIVGGMIPKLEYALSALSGGVGKCHIINGTRRHSLLLELFTDQGIGTEVLL; via the coding sequence ATGCCATCACAGAACGTAGCCGATATTCTCATTGAGGCCCTGCCCTATATCCGCCAGTTTGCCGGAAGCACCATCGTTGTGAAATATGGTGGCCATGCCATGGTGGACGAGCAGCTTAAAATGGATTTTGCCAGAGATATAACCCTTCTTAAATACATAGGTATCAATCCTGTGGTGGTGCATGGCGGTGGCCCTCAGATCAATGAGGTCATGGACCGCATGGGGATAAAAACCCAGTTTGTGCGGGGCATGCGCCTTACGGATGCCGATACCATGGATGTGGTGGAAATGGTTCTGGGCGGCAAGGTCAATAAGTCCATTGTGGCCCAGATTGCTCAGGCAGGGGGTCGAGCCGTGGGTATCACGGGCAAGGACGGAGGCATGGTCTCTGCACGGAAAATGACCATCATGAAGGAGGGAGTAGGGGACGCACCTCCTGAAATCATTGATCCGGGTCTTGTGGGAGAAGTGACCCATGTAAATCCCGATATTCTGAAAACCCTCACGGACAGAGGTTTCATCCCTGTGGTGGCACCCATTGGTGTTGGGGTAAACGGGGAAACCTACAATATCAATGCCGATGTGGTGGCCTGCCGCATTGCAGCGGCTCTGAGCGCTTTCCGCCTGATTCTTCTCACCGATGTGGATGGTGTGCTGGACAGGGATAAAAAGCTGATTCATTCCATTGATACAGTAGAAGTTCGGCGTATGATCAGCGATGAAAGCATTGTGGGCGGGATGATTCCCAAGCTTGAGTATGCCCTTTCCGCCCTTTCCGGTGGTGTGGGCAAATGTCATATCATCAATGGAACCCGGCGGCATTCTCTGCTGCTGGAACTGTTTACGGACCAGGGAATTGGAACGGAAGTGCTTCTATGA
- a CDS encoding tyrosine recombinase XerC, whose translation MTMENRLLRDILPVFLESLKAERNASTHTLTAYEGDISDFLNVLEKKRNNQLAIVELDKDMVRLWLTDLFRRKMARTTMGRRLSALRSFCAWLIRQNLRETDPTAGIATPKMEKHLPRWLTVDETFQLLDGLPASDWKDLRNRALFETLYSTGLRVSELAGLDDSDIDEERELVRVRSGKGKKDRLVPLGIPALKALTAYREALSGIAAFRLLDEERGPLFRNTRMGRLGVRSIRTVLEKAARGTGLASRVSPHDIRHSFATHMLDGGADLRSVQELLGHESLSTTQRYTHMTLDRMMAVYDKAHPRSGTKD comes from the coding sequence ATGACCATGGAAAATAGACTCTTAAGGGATATACTGCCTGTTTTTCTGGAAAGCCTGAAGGCCGAACGCAATGCAAGTACCCATACCCTTACCGCCTATGAAGGGGATATTTCGGATTTTCTCAATGTCCTGGAGAAAAAAAGAAACAATCAGCTTGCCATTGTCGAGCTGGATAAAGACATGGTACGGCTCTGGCTTACCGATCTTTTTCGGAGGAAAATGGCCAGAACCACCATGGGCAGACGGCTTTCGGCACTACGCAGTTTCTGTGCCTGGCTGATCCGCCAGAATTTGCGTGAAACGGACCCAACGGCAGGCATTGCCACGCCGAAAATGGAAAAGCACCTGCCCCGATGGCTTACGGTGGATGAAACGTTTCAGTTGCTGGATGGTCTTCCCGCATCGGACTGGAAGGATCTGCGCAACCGGGCTCTTTTTGAAACTCTTTACAGTACAGGATTGAGGGTTTCCGAACTGGCCGGGCTGGATGATTCGGACATTGATGAAGAACGGGAGCTGGTGCGGGTCCGGTCCGGGAAGGGGAAAAAGGACAGGCTGGTGCCTCTTGGGATTCCTGCGTTGAAGGCCCTTACGGCTTACCGGGAAGCCCTTTCGGGGATAGCTGCCTTCCGTTTGCTGGACGAAGAGCGGGGGCCATTATTCCGCAATACACGCATGGGAAGGCTCGGTGTACGCAGTATCCGCACAGTATTGGAAAAGGCGGCCCGCGGTACGGGACTGGCTTCTCGGGTTTCTCCCCATGATATCCGGCACAGTTTTGCCACGCACATGCTGGATGGTGGTGCCGATCTCCGATCCGTGCAGGAGCTTTTAGGCCATGAAAGCCTTTCCACAACCCAGCGTTACACACACATGACCCTTGACAGGATGATGGCGGTTTATGACAAGGCCCATCCGAGAAGCGGTACAAAGGATTGA
- a CDS encoding DsrE family protein has protein sequence MSEKVLIVISCGLDNPNRATRGLHLATVAQKKGKDVAVFLLDDAVFIAKEGLADNLRAATGDIAQDLIAHLQAFEVPILACTPCAKARRIGEDELIEGARYATAMELIDLSCESAVISL, from the coding sequence ATGTCAGAAAAAGTCCTGATTGTTATTTCATGCGGCCTCGACAACCCTAACCGTGCCACCCGAGGCCTGCATCTGGCCACCGTAGCGCAGAAAAAAGGCAAGGATGTGGCTGTTTTTTTGCTGGATGATGCTGTTTTTATCGCCAAAGAAGGCCTTGCGGACAACCTGAGGGCTGCTACCGGTGACATTGCCCAGGATCTCATTGCCCATCTTCAGGCCTTTGAGGTTCCTATTCTGGCGTGCACGCCATGCGCCAAAGCCCGCCGTATCGGTGAGGATGAACTCATTGAGGGTGCCCGTTACGCCACAGCCATGGAGCTTATAGACCTTTCCTGTGAAAGTGCGGTGATCAGTCTTTAG
- the hslV gene encoding ATP-dependent protease subunit HslV produces MENFHGTTIIAVCRDKKTVVAGDGQVTLGSAVVKHGARKVRRIYKNKIVVGFAGATADALTLSEKLEAKLESYGGNLTRAAVELARDWRTDRMLRRLEAMMIAASDENIYLLSGTGDIIEPDSGVIAIGSGSVAAQAAGEALFRHTDKSAREIAEGAMEIASGLCVYTNSQFTIEEIGS; encoded by the coding sequence ATGGAAAATTTTCACGGCACAACCATTATCGCCGTATGCCGGGACAAAAAAACTGTGGTGGCCGGAGATGGTCAGGTTACCCTTGGCAGTGCAGTGGTGAAACACGGAGCCCGTAAGGTCCGACGTATTTATAAAAATAAAATTGTAGTGGGTTTTGCCGGGGCCACCGCCGATGCCCTCACCCTGTCGGAAAAGCTGGAGGCCAAGCTGGAATCCTATGGCGGTAATCTGACACGTGCCGCGGTTGAGCTGGCCCGTGACTGGCGTACGGACCGTATGTTGCGTCGCCTGGAGGCCATGATGATTGCCGCTTCTGATGAGAACATTTACCTCCTTTCCGGTACTGGGGATATCATTGAGCCAGACAGCGGCGTCATTGCCATTGGTTCCGGGTCCGTAGCGGCTCAGGCAGCCGGAGAAGCGCTTTTCCGCCATACGGATAAAAGCGCCAGAGAGATTGCCGAAGGAGCCATGGAAATTGCATCCGGCCTTTGCGTTTATACAAACTCCCAGTTTACCATAGAGGAGATCGGGTCATGA
- the hslU gene encoding ATP-dependent protease ATPase subunit HslU — MINEIALTEEKNPGITGTDNLTPARIVEALDAYIIGQKAAKRSVAIAMRNRWRRQQVPEHLRDEIAPKNIILIGPTGVGKTEISRRLAKLADAPFIKVEASKFTEVGYVGRDVESMIRDLTEIAVSMVKVKEEEAVAEKALRLAEERVLDALLPPGRTSSPVLDGSIDMVGSGDAGSTREKLRTLLRKGKLDKREVEIEMTEKPKGMVMDMFSGTGMEDVGNNFRDMMAAFIPKQTRRRKMTVKEALEAMATEEAQRLVDMERVGRSAVSLVENSGIVFLDEIDKVAARSGGKGPDVSREGVQRDLLPIVEGSTVNTKYGPVKTDHILFIAAGAFHICRPSDLIPELQGRFPIRVTLDSLEKEDFIRILTEPQNRLPLQYAALLETEGLALEFTEDAIEEIASIAEDVNRRTENIGARRLHTLMERLLEDPLFDGPDVKEKNIFVDAAYVREKLSELKSDEDLSRFIL; from the coding sequence ATGATAAACGAGATTGCCCTCACAGAAGAAAAAAATCCGGGCATCACAGGCACGGACAATCTGACACCGGCGCGTATCGTTGAGGCGCTGGATGCCTATATCATCGGTCAGAAGGCAGCCAAGCGTTCCGTAGCCATTGCCATGCGCAACCGCTGGCGCAGGCAGCAGGTCCCCGAACACTTAAGGGATGAGATCGCACCTAAAAATATTATTCTTATCGGCCCCACCGGTGTGGGTAAAACAGAAATTTCCCGCAGACTGGCCAAGCTTGCGGATGCCCCGTTTATTAAAGTGGAGGCTTCCAAGTTTACGGAGGTTGGTTATGTGGGCCGGGACGTAGAATCCATGATCCGGGATTTGACAGAAATTGCCGTTTCCATGGTTAAGGTGAAGGAGGAAGAAGCCGTGGCGGAAAAGGCTCTCCGCCTTGCTGAAGAGCGGGTGCTTGATGCCCTGCTGCCGCCGGGCCGTACCTCCAGTCCGGTTCTGGACGGTAGCATTGACATGGTAGGCTCCGGTGATGCGGGCAGTACGCGGGAAAAACTGCGCACCCTTCTGCGCAAGGGGAAGCTCGATAAGCGGGAGGTGGAAATTGAAATGACGGAAAAGCCCAAAGGCATGGTCATGGACATGTTTTCCGGCACTGGCATGGAAGATGTGGGGAATAACTTCAGAGATATGATGGCAGCTTTTATTCCCAAACAGACCCGTCGCAGAAAAATGACCGTCAAGGAGGCCCTTGAGGCCATGGCCACGGAAGAGGCCCAGCGCCTTGTGGACATGGAAAGGGTGGGGCGTTCAGCGGTCAGCCTTGTGGAAAATTCAGGTATTGTTTTTCTGGATGAAATCGATAAAGTAGCTGCCCGCAGTGGCGGAAAAGGACCGGATGTGTCCCGGGAAGGAGTACAGCGGGATCTTCTTCCCATTGTGGAAGGAAGTACGGTCAATACCAAATACGGGCCGGTAAAAACCGACCATATTCTTTTCATTGCAGCGGGTGCCTTTCACATCTGCCGACCTTCGGATCTCATACCGGAGCTGCAGGGCCGTTTTCCCATACGGGTTACCCTGGACAGCCTTGAAAAGGAAGATTTTATCCGTATTCTGACGGAACCCCAGAACCGGCTTCCTCTGCAGTACGCGGCCCTTTTGGAGACCGAGGGACTTGCCCTTGAATTTACGGAAGATGCCATTGAAGAGATTGCTTCCATTGCGGAAGATGTAAATCGCAGAACGGAGAATATCGGAGCCCGCAGACTGCATACCCTGATGGAACGACTGCTGGAGGATCCGCTTTTTGATGGCCCCGATGTGAAGGAAAAAAATATTTTTGTGGATGCGGCGTATGTGCGGGAAAAACTCTCAGAGCTGAAATCCGATGAGGACCTGAGCCGGTTCATTCTCTGA
- the coaBC gene encoding bifunctional phosphopantothenoylcysteine decarboxylase/phosphopantothenate--cysteine ligase CoaBC has product MGVLQNKKILLGVTGGIAAYKSVELLRLLQKAGAFVRVVMTDKAAAFVGPLTFRAISGFPVYMDVMEENEGGGIRHIDWAEWADAVVIAPATANCVAKLAHGFADDALSTLMLAVRAPVLICPAMNTHMYESLAVQRNLDLLETSGMTVLEPDCGDLACGVTGPGRLPDPSFIADRLEKLLRPKDLKGLRVLMTAGPTVEAIDPVRYISNHSSGKMGYAIARAAEYRGAEVCLVTGPVNLPLPHGVEGIAVQSAKEMLVAMTDRMDSFDIIIKVAAVADFCVRNTSDHKIKKNESTPVIELAHNPDILASLGQRKRQQFLVGFAAETKDLARYAKDKMARKNLDMIVGNLVAGTESAFGSDQNKVTFFYPDGNEDALEAMPKDKVADQLLDAILLRRASHV; this is encoded by the coding sequence ATGGGAGTTCTTCAAAATAAAAAAATATTGCTGGGTGTAACGGGCGGTATTGCTGCCTATAAATCAGTGGAGCTGTTGCGTCTCCTGCAGAAGGCCGGTGCCTTTGTCCGGGTGGTGATGACGGATAAGGCTGCAGCGTTTGTGGGCCCCCTGACTTTTCGGGCCATTTCCGGTTTTCCTGTTTATATGGATGTAATGGAGGAGAATGAGGGAGGGGGCATTCGCCACATTGACTGGGCGGAATGGGCCGATGCCGTAGTCATCGCACCGGCAACGGCTAATTGTGTAGCCAAGCTAGCCCATGGTTTTGCCGATGATGCCCTTTCAACCCTGATGTTGGCCGTTCGCGCTCCGGTTCTGATCTGCCCTGCCATGAATACCCATATGTATGAATCCCTTGCTGTGCAGCGTAACCTTGACCTTTTGGAAACGTCGGGTATGACAGTGCTGGAGCCGGACTGCGGTGATTTGGCCTGTGGAGTAACGGGGCCTGGGCGTTTGCCGGATCCTTCTTTTATTGCAGACCGGTTGGAAAAGTTGCTCCGCCCGAAAGATTTAAAGGGGCTGCGTGTTCTCATGACGGCAGGTCCTACGGTGGAAGCCATTGATCCTGTAAGATATATTTCCAATCATTCTTCCGGTAAAATGGGCTATGCCATTGCCAGGGCGGCGGAATACAGGGGGGCTGAGGTCTGTCTGGTGACCGGGCCCGTAAACCTGCCCCTTCCCCACGGGGTGGAAGGAATTGCTGTGCAATCCGCAAAAGAAATGCTGGTGGCCATGACGGATCGCATGGATAGTTTTGATATTATTATTAAAGTTGCTGCTGTGGCGGATTTCTGTGTTCGGAATACTTCCGACCATAAGATTAAGAAAAACGAAAGCACACCTGTTATAGAGCTTGCACATAACCCGGATATTCTGGCAAGCCTGGGACAGAGAAAAAGGCAACAGTTTCTGGTGGGTTTTGCGGCAGAAACAAAGGATCTTGCCCGTTACGCAAAAGACAAAATGGCAAGGAAAAATCTTGATATGATTGTGGGGAATCTTGTGGCAGGTACGGAATCTGCTTTTGGTTCGGATCAGAATAAGGTTACTTTTTTTTATCCCGACGGTAACGAAGATGCACTGGAAGCCATGCCCAAAGATAAGGTGGCGGATCAGCTCCTGGATGCCATTCTCCTAAGGAGAGCTTCCCATGTCTGA
- a CDS encoding VWA domain-containing protein, translating into MLDMITKFSACCKAAGLKVSPLEVIDCMSQLRHVDATDEAAFRTLLMANFVKSRRDQPRFLEIYKLFFHELRTSFQDHNEETTDDPDTPKQKRVKEIIERIREDLGMEAEALDNLLDYLGGDPEDFLSEVQEIHNMVEQRSLAIKVKSNMGQLSNRLSVMLKINQIRQKALQLAGELDAPGDTFTRKEIEAYFGTMLDRSFDLLTRDKRPDNVALKEVSRTDPRFLDIGEKPFATLTPFEMERTKEVTDRLVRKLKDLATRRYAARNKGVLDIRKTLRRAGRFQGVPLELHFKNKPLRKGKIVALCDVSGSVWSVARFMLAILYSLQECFNGIKSFAFVSDVAEITPLFRDNPVNDAIEKVFSESGIDTRMLTDYGSSFVRFRERHMQELSTKTTLLIIGDARSNYQNPHQEILEEMRDRCRRVIWLNPEPMNTWNSGDSEMFTYRAHCNEIRPCRNLNQLVTFIEELVL; encoded by the coding sequence ATGCTTGACATGATCACCAAATTTTCCGCCTGCTGCAAAGCTGCGGGGCTTAAGGTCTCTCCCCTTGAGGTCATTGACTGCATGTCCCAGCTGCGTCATGTTGATGCCACAGACGAGGCTGCTTTCCGCACACTGCTCATGGCTAATTTCGTAAAAAGCCGCAGGGACCAGCCAAGATTTCTCGAAATCTACAAGCTCTTCTTTCATGAGCTCCGGACCAGTTTTCAGGATCACAACGAAGAAACCACCGACGACCCTGATACTCCGAAGCAGAAAAGAGTAAAGGAAATCATCGAAAGAATCCGGGAAGATCTGGGAATGGAAGCCGAAGCACTCGACAATCTTCTCGATTATCTGGGTGGAGACCCGGAAGACTTCCTCAGCGAAGTGCAGGAAATTCACAATATGGTGGAACAGCGCTCCCTTGCCATCAAAGTAAAATCGAATATGGGGCAGCTTTCCAACCGTCTTTCCGTTATGCTCAAAATTAACCAGATCCGACAGAAGGCTCTTCAGCTCGCAGGAGAACTGGATGCACCGGGAGATACCTTTACCCGCAAGGAGATTGAAGCCTATTTCGGTACCATGCTGGACAGATCCTTTGATCTTCTGACCCGGGATAAAAGGCCGGACAATGTGGCATTAAAAGAAGTATCCCGTACGGACCCCCGCTTTCTCGATATCGGCGAGAAGCCCTTTGCCACCCTTACTCCCTTTGAAATGGAAAGAACAAAAGAGGTAACGGACCGTCTGGTGCGGAAGCTCAAGGATCTTGCCACAAGACGTTATGCTGCCAGAAACAAAGGTGTTCTGGATATCCGAAAAACCCTGCGAAGGGCCGGACGCTTTCAAGGTGTTCCCCTGGAACTGCATTTCAAAAACAAACCCCTGCGCAAAGGTAAAATCGTAGCCCTCTGCGATGTTTCCGGTTCCGTCTGGTCCGTAGCCCGCTTCATGCTGGCCATTCTGTATTCGCTTCAGGAATGTTTCAATGGCATTAAAAGCTTTGCCTTTGTTTCTGATGTGGCAGAAATCACTCCTCTTTTCAGGGATAACCCGGTGAACGATGCCATTGAAAAGGTTTTCTCAGAATCGGGCATTGATACCCGCATGCTCACGGATTATGGCTCCAGTTTTGTCCGCTTCCGGGAACGCCATATGCAGGAACTTTCCACCAAAACAACCCTGCTCATCATCGGTGATGCCCGAAGCAATTATCAGAACCCCCATCAGGAAATTCTTGAAGAAATGCGGGATCGCTGCCGCAGAGTAATTTGGCTCAATCCCGAACCCATGAACACCTGGAACAGCGGTGATTCTGAAATGTTCACCTACAGAGCCCACTGCAATGAAATCCGGCCCTGCAGAAATTTAAATCAGCTTGTTACCTTTATTGAGGAGCTTGTGCTGTGA